In one window of Leifsonia sp. Root112D2 DNA:
- a CDS encoding segregation and condensation protein A, whose translation MQEPAQTQEPVVHERAFRVDLGNFQGPFDLLLSLISKHELDITEISLSRVTDEFIAHLRTLDAEENLDEASEFLVVAATLLDLKVAGLLPQGELVDAEDVALLEARDLLFARLLQYRAFKEASAWFATGLDAESTRHTRSVRLEDKYRQRTPELVWTLTLDDFAALATLALTPREIPMVGLDHLHAPLVSIREQAALIVAMLRAGEPLSFRQLIAGAEQKGVVVARFLAVLELYRHAAVSFEQLEPLGELTVRWSAEQFSEENLANLGADYDG comes from the coding sequence ATGCAGGAGCCGGCGCAGACGCAGGAACCGGTCGTCCATGAGCGGGCGTTCCGCGTCGATCTCGGCAACTTTCAGGGCCCGTTCGACCTGTTGCTCTCCCTGATCTCCAAGCATGAACTCGATATCACGGAGATCTCGCTCAGTCGCGTCACCGACGAGTTCATCGCCCATCTGCGCACGCTCGACGCCGAAGAGAATCTCGACGAGGCGAGCGAATTCCTTGTCGTGGCAGCGACCCTGCTCGACCTCAAGGTTGCCGGGTTGCTGCCGCAGGGCGAGCTCGTCGACGCCGAAGACGTGGCGCTGCTCGAGGCACGGGACCTGCTGTTCGCCCGGTTGCTGCAGTATCGGGCCTTCAAGGAGGCATCCGCGTGGTTTGCCACCGGCCTCGATGCCGAATCGACGCGGCACACGCGTTCGGTGCGGCTGGAAGACAAGTACCGGCAGCGCACCCCCGAGCTGGTGTGGACGCTCACGCTCGACGACTTCGCCGCCCTTGCCACTCTCGCCCTGACGCCACGGGAGATTCCGATGGTGGGGCTGGACCACCTGCACGCGCCGCTCGTCAGCATCCGTGAGCAGGCGGCGCTCATCGTGGCGATGCTGCGCGCGGGGGAGCCGCTGAGCTTTCGGCAGCTCATTGCCGGCGCCGAGCAGAAGGGCGTCGTGGTCGCGCGGTTTTTGGCGGTGCTCGAGCTCTATCGCCATGCGGCGGTCTCATTCGAGCAACTCGAGCCGCTCGGGGAGCTGACCGTGCGCTGGAGCGCCGAACAATTCAGCGAAGAGAACCTCGCCAATCTGGGGGCCGACTATGACGGATGA
- the der gene encoding ribosome biogenesis GTPase Der, with protein sequence MPHETDPDQIPELDDALVERLGALDEELATSRAAALRSGLEDYDLGDEDRALLDAATEDPDAITYLPALPVLAIVGRPNVGKSALVNRILGRREAVVEDTPGVTRDRVNYQAEWNGRRFTIVDTGGWEPDAKGIDASVALQAEIAIDLADAVLFVVDANVGATSTDEHVVRLLRKTKRPVFLAANKVDDVRQEPNAAGLWSLGLGEPMPVSAVHGRGVADMLDLIMKSLPEVSAVAPQEVGGPRRVAILGRPNVGKSSLLNKAVGEERVVVNEMAGTTRDPVDEQVELAGKVWRFVDTAGIRRRVHLQQGADFYASLRTRAALEKAEVAVVLLDVSEPISEQDVRIIDLVLESGRALVLAFNKWDLLDDERRRYLEREIEQDLAHVAWAPRVNISAKTGRHMEKLVPALELALESWDTRIATGKFNAFLAELTAAHPHPVRGGKQPRILFGTQASTRPPTFVVFTTGFLDPGYRRYIQRRLREIYGFEGTPIVLNMRVREKRQR encoded by the coding sequence ATGCCCCACGAAACCGATCCGGACCAGATTCCCGAGCTCGATGACGCGCTCGTCGAACGACTCGGCGCACTGGACGAGGAACTCGCCACCAGCCGCGCCGCAGCGCTGCGCAGCGGCCTGGAGGACTACGACCTCGGCGACGAGGACCGCGCGCTGCTCGATGCCGCAACCGAGGATCCGGATGCCATCACCTATCTGCCCGCGCTGCCCGTGCTGGCCATCGTGGGCCGACCGAACGTGGGCAAGTCCGCGCTCGTCAACCGCATTCTGGGCCGCCGCGAGGCCGTCGTGGAGGACACCCCCGGCGTGACTCGCGACCGCGTGAACTACCAGGCGGAGTGGAACGGACGCCGGTTCACCATCGTCGACACCGGTGGCTGGGAGCCCGACGCCAAGGGCATCGACGCATCCGTGGCGCTGCAGGCCGAGATAGCCATCGATCTGGCCGACGCGGTGCTCTTCGTGGTCGATGCCAACGTGGGCGCCACCTCGACCGACGAGCACGTGGTGCGACTGCTGCGCAAGACCAAGCGACCCGTCTTTCTCGCCGCCAACAAGGTGGACGATGTGCGCCAGGAGCCGAACGCCGCCGGGCTGTGGTCGCTCGGCCTCGGCGAGCCCATGCCGGTCTCGGCCGTGCACGGTCGCGGTGTCGCAGACATGCTCGACCTCATCATGAAGTCGCTGCCCGAGGTCTCGGCCGTGGCCCCGCAGGAGGTTGGCGGGCCGCGTCGCGTCGCTATTCTCGGCCGCCCCAACGTGGGCAAGTCCAGCCTGCTCAACAAGGCCGTGGGCGAGGAACGGGTGGTCGTCAACGAGATGGCCGGCACCACGCGTGACCCCGTGGACGAACAGGTGGAGCTCGCGGGCAAGGTGTGGCGCTTCGTCGACACCGCGGGCATCCGTCGTCGTGTTCACCTGCAGCAGGGGGCCGACTTCTATGCCTCGCTGCGCACGCGGGCCGCGCTGGAGAAGGCCGAGGTTGCCGTCGTGCTGCTCGACGTGAGCGAGCCGATCAGCGAGCAGGATGTGCGCATCATCGACCTCGTGCTCGAGTCGGGCCGCGCGCTCGTGCTCGCGTTCAACAAGTGGGATCTGCTCGACGACGAGCGTCGCCGTTACCTGGAGCGGGAGATCGAACAGGATCTTGCGCATGTGGCGTGGGCGCCGCGGGTGAACATCTCGGCCAAGACCGGTCGGCACATGGAGAAGCTGGTTCCGGCTCTCGAGCTCGCGCTCGAGTCGTGGGACACCCGCATCGCCACGGGCAAGTTCAACGCTTTTCTTGCCGAACTCACGGCGGCGCATCCGCACCCCGTGCGTGGCGGCAAGCAGCCGCGCATTCTGTTCGGCACGCAGGCCTCGACCCGGCCGCCGACGTTCGTGGTGTTCACCACCGGATTCCTCGACCCCGGCTACCGCAGGTACATTCAGCGTCGCCTGCGCGAGATTTACGGCTTCGAGGGCACCCCGATCGTGCTCAACATGCGCGTGCGCGAGAAGCGCCAGCGCTAG
- the scpB gene encoding SMC-Scp complex subunit ScpB — MTDDAVTDDTVTDDTTVNGLTEPDAPAAATHDIHRALEAILMVSDEPQSLVSLATALGSPVAAVRQAIDTLVADFDGENGAIRRGFELREVGGGWRIYVREDYDAVVADFVLSQNPSRLSQAALETLAVIAYKQPISRGSIASIRAVNVDSVVRTLAGRGLITELFTDSETGAINYGTTDLLLTQLGINSIDELPHISPLLADGAEGFDGDVK; from the coding sequence ATGACGGATGACGCAGTGACGGATGACACGGTGACGGATGACACCACAGTGAACGGCCTGACAGAGCCGGATGCGCCCGCCGCGGCCACGCACGACATCCACCGCGCGCTCGAGGCCATTCTCATGGTCAGCGACGAGCCGCAAAGCCTCGTGAGCCTTGCCACCGCGCTCGGAAGCCCGGTTGCGGCCGTGCGCCAGGCGATAGACACCCTCGTGGCCGACTTCGACGGCGAGAACGGCGCGATCCGCCGCGGTTTCGAACTGCGTGAGGTGGGGGGCGGCTGGCGCATTTACGTGCGCGAGGACTATGACGCCGTGGTTGCCGACTTCGTGCTCAGCCAGAACCCGTCGAGACTGTCGCAGGCGGCGCTCGAGACGCTCGCCGTGATCGCCTACAAACAGCCGATCAGCCGTGGGTCCATTGCGTCCATTCGCGCCGTGAACGTGGATTCGGTGGTGCGCACGCTCGCCGGCCGCGGTCTCATCACGGAGCTCTTCACCGACAGCGAGACCGGCGCCATCAACTACGGCACGACGGATCTGCTGCTCACTCAGCTCGGCATCAACTCGATAGACGAGCTGCCGCACATTTCGCCGTTGCTTGCCGACGGCGCGGAAGGATTCGACGGTGACGTCAAATAA
- a CDS encoding prephenate dehydrogenase, with product MVENTSRLAGQVRVVGAGLLGASIGLGLRARGVDVVLADASPANLRLAIDYGAGRRETAADEPVLVVVCVPPDLTASVVAAELAAHPHAVVTDVASVKVAPYEELQASGALLDRYVGSHPLAGRERGGAISGRADLFVGRPWVVCTRPELSRTRVSLVESLILDLGATPVEMNTVAHDAAVALVSHTPQIVSTLMAKRLAGSSDAALALAGQGLRDVTRIAASEPELWVQILGANAPAVVEILRAYRDDLDQVLAALDEPEAPGARRALAEELAAGNSGVTRLPGKHGQEHRFSQVVVMVDDKPGELGRLFTEMGEIGVNLEDLRLEHSPGAQIGLAEIAVLPEAQRRTIDELSSRGWRIAGS from the coding sequence GTGGTCGAGAACACCTCCCGGCTTGCGGGCCAGGTGCGCGTGGTCGGCGCAGGCCTGCTCGGTGCCAGCATTGGGCTTGGGCTGCGTGCGCGCGGCGTCGACGTTGTGCTCGCGGATGCGTCCCCGGCGAATCTGAGGCTCGCCATCGACTACGGGGCGGGGCGGCGGGAGACCGCAGCCGATGAGCCCGTGCTCGTGGTGGTGTGCGTTCCGCCGGATCTGACCGCGAGCGTTGTTGCCGCGGAGTTGGCCGCGCATCCGCACGCCGTGGTGACGGATGTCGCGAGTGTGAAGGTTGCGCCGTATGAAGAACTGCAGGCATCCGGTGCCCTGCTGGATCGCTACGTGGGCTCGCATCCGCTGGCCGGCCGTGAGCGCGGGGGAGCGATCTCGGGGCGCGCCGACCTCTTTGTGGGGCGGCCGTGGGTCGTCTGCACGCGCCCCGAACTTTCGCGCACCCGCGTGAGCCTGGTGGAGTCGCTGATTCTGGATCTCGGCGCCACGCCCGTGGAGATGAACACGGTTGCGCATGACGCGGCCGTCGCGCTGGTGTCGCACACCCCCCAAATCGTCTCCACGCTCATGGCCAAGCGCCTCGCCGGCTCCTCGGATGCCGCGCTCGCCCTGGCCGGCCAGGGCCTGCGCGATGTGACCCGCATCGCCGCCAGCGAGCCGGAGCTGTGGGTGCAGATTCTCGGAGCCAACGCGCCGGCTGTCGTCGAGATTCTGCGTGCATACCGCGACGACCTCGACCAGGTGCTTGCGGCGCTCGACGAGCCGGAGGCACCCGGGGCCCGGCGCGCGCTCGCCGAAGAGCTGGCCGCCGGAAACTCCGGCGTCACCCGCCTGCCGGGCAAGCATGGCCAGGAGCACCGCTTCTCGCAGGTTGTCGTGATGGTGGACGACAAGCCGGGCGAGCTCGGGCGCCTGTTCACCGAGATGGGTGAGATCGGCGTGAACCTGGAAGACCTGCGCCTGGAGCACTCTCCCGGCGCCCAGATCGGCCTCGCCGAGATCGCGGTGCTGCCCGAGGCGCAGCGGCGAACAATCGATGAACTGTCGAGCCGAGGCTGGAGGATCGCAGGATCATGA
- a CDS encoding NUDIX domain-containing protein: MPEPVGSEGLLLRDEPASVEILERETVFAGRVWNVTSDVFDYNGHAVTRDYVDHTGAVAILALDDKDRVLLIRQYRHPVRHRAWEIPAGLLDVGDEPPLEAAKRELAEEADLTAARWDVLSEFYTSPGGSNEVIRVYLARDLKPTERAFERTEEEADIEVRWVALDEVVDAVLARRVQNPSLSIGVLAALASRERGWQNLADADSAWPRHPRWAAQS; the protein is encoded by the coding sequence ATGCCTGAGCCCGTGGGCTCGGAGGGCCTGCTTCTGCGCGACGAGCCCGCCTCCGTGGAGATTCTCGAGCGCGAGACGGTCTTCGCCGGGCGCGTCTGGAATGTGACGAGTGACGTCTTCGACTACAACGGGCACGCGGTCACTCGCGACTATGTCGACCACACCGGCGCGGTTGCGATTCTGGCACTCGACGACAAGGATCGGGTTCTGCTGATCAGGCAGTACCGGCATCCGGTGCGTCACCGTGCCTGGGAGATTCCGGCGGGCCTGCTCGACGTGGGCGACGAACCGCCACTCGAGGCGGCCAAACGGGAGTTGGCAGAGGAGGCCGATCTCACGGCGGCGCGCTGGGACGTGCTGAGCGAGTTTTACACGAGCCCGGGCGGCAGCAACGAGGTCATTCGGGTGTACCTGGCCCGCGATCTGAAGCCCACAGAGCGAGCGTTCGAGCGTACCGAGGAGGAGGCAGACATCGAGGTGCGCTGGGTTGCTCTCGACGAGGTCGTCGACGCAGTTCTCGCCAGGCGCGTGCAGAACCCGTCGCTCTCCATCGGCGTGCTCGCGGCGCTCGCGTCGCGCGAGCGGGGATGGCAGAACCTCGCAGATGCCGACAGCGCCTGGCCGCGGCATCCGAGGTGGGCCGCGCAGTCATGA
- the xerD gene encoding site-specific tyrosine recombinase XerD has protein sequence MTGIETAVDSYLRHVSIERGLSRNTVAAYRRDLATYVRWLESQGIEVPSQVTMSVVADFARHLATRIESPLTASSMARMLSTVRGLHRFMLEEGLVSEDVSRETKPPKTGTRLPKAISIEQVQALLAATDGDEPRQIRDKALLELLYATGARVSEAVDLNVDDVIDEDVVRLTGKGSKQRIVPLGSYARTAIDAYLVRVRPLLSARGAATPALFLGMRGQRVSRQNAWLIIRAAAERAHLGIEVSPHTLRHSFATHLVANGADVRVVQELLGHSSVATTQIYTLVTADTLRDMYTQAHPRARWS, from the coding sequence ATGACGGGCATCGAGACCGCCGTTGACTCGTATCTGCGGCATGTCTCGATCGAACGCGGGCTTTCGCGCAACACGGTTGCCGCCTATCGCCGCGATCTGGCGACGTATGTGCGCTGGCTCGAAAGCCAGGGCATCGAGGTGCCGTCGCAGGTGACGATGAGCGTCGTGGCTGACTTCGCCCGTCACCTGGCCACGCGCATCGAATCACCGCTGACCGCCTCGTCGATGGCGCGGATGCTTTCTACCGTGCGCGGATTGCATCGCTTCATGCTCGAGGAGGGGCTCGTCTCAGAAGACGTCTCGCGCGAGACGAAGCCGCCGAAGACCGGCACCCGGCTGCCGAAGGCGATCTCGATCGAGCAGGTGCAGGCGCTGCTGGCGGCGACTGACGGAGACGAACCCCGTCAGATTCGCGACAAGGCGCTGCTCGAGTTGCTCTACGCCACGGGAGCGCGCGTGAGCGAGGCCGTGGACCTGAACGTCGACGACGTGATAGACGAGGACGTCGTGCGGCTGACCGGCAAGGGCAGCAAGCAGCGCATCGTGCCACTCGGCAGCTACGCGAGGACCGCGATAGACGCGTATCTCGTGCGGGTGAGGCCGCTGCTGTCGGCGCGCGGTGCGGCAACGCCCGCGCTCTTTCTCGGGATGCGCGGCCAACGGGTCTCACGGCAGAACGCCTGGCTCATCATCAGGGCGGCGGCCGAGCGCGCTCACCTCGGCATCGAGGTTTCGCCGCACACCCTGCGGCACTCCTTTGCCACGCACCTGGTGGCCAACGGCGCGGATGTGCGGGTCGTGCAGGAACTGCTCGGGCACTCCTCGGTGGCCACGACCCAGATCTACACGCTCGTGACGGCGGATACCTTGCGCGACATGTACACGCAGGCGCACCCCCGTGCGCGCTGGAGCTAA
- a CDS encoding pseudouridine synthase, whose protein sequence is MTSNNGTSGDDAHAKPEGERLQKVMAAAGVASRRVSEEMIAQRRVRVNGAVVDEPGRRIDPSVDLLSVDGIAVQLDQTRRYVMLNKPVGIVSSLHDEQERPDLRRFTDAFEERLFNVGRLDAETSGLLLLTNDGGLAHVLAHPSFGVMKTYIARVSGTVSPQTIARLTKGIELDDGPIVADKARMLSRSADGRGSMVEITLHSGRNRIVRRMLAEVGHPVSELVRRQFGPLHLGTLQAGHTRDLTKVELGELLTISRQDGAAPTE, encoded by the coding sequence GTGACGTCAAATAACGGGACATCAGGCGACGATGCTCACGCCAAGCCCGAGGGCGAGCGCCTGCAGAAGGTGATGGCCGCCGCGGGCGTGGCGAGTCGCCGGGTCTCCGAGGAGATGATCGCCCAGCGCCGCGTGCGCGTGAACGGCGCCGTGGTCGACGAGCCGGGGCGGCGCATCGATCCGAGCGTCGACCTGCTCTCGGTGGACGGCATTGCCGTACAGCTTGACCAGACACGCCGTTACGTGATGCTGAACAAGCCCGTCGGCATCGTCAGTTCGCTGCACGACGAGCAGGAGCGGCCCGATCTGCGGCGCTTCACCGACGCGTTCGAGGAACGACTCTTCAACGTGGGGCGGCTGGATGCCGAGACCTCGGGGCTGTTGCTGCTCACGAATGACGGCGGCCTGGCTCATGTACTCGCGCATCCGTCGTTCGGGGTAATGAAGACGTACATCGCCCGCGTGAGTGGCACCGTCTCGCCCCAGACGATAGCCCGGCTCACGAAGGGCATCGAGCTCGACGACGGGCCGATCGTGGCGGACAAGGCGCGCATGCTGTCGCGCAGCGCAGATGGCAGGGGCAGCATGGTGGAGATCACGCTGCATTCCGGCCGCAATCGCATCGTGCGGCGCATGCTTGCCGAAGTGGGGCATCCGGTCTCGGAGTTGGTGCGCAGGCAGTTCGGCCCGTTGCACCTGGGCACGCTGCAGGCGGGGCACACGAGGGATCTGACTAAGGTAGAACTCGGCGAATTGCTCACGATTTCACGGCAGGATGGCGCCGCGCCAACGGAATAA
- a CDS encoding ParA family protein, with protein MARKSETRTELPGFDEAASGPRLGPTGRALREFADPKPLKSHGPARIIALCNQKGGVGKTTTSINLGAAIAECGRRVLAIDFDPQGALSAGLGVQTHDVTTIYDLLLSRTKSPSDAIQHTSVPNLDVIPANIDLSAAEVHLVNEVAREQILAGVLRKVVNDYDVILIDCQPSLGILTVNALTAAHGVLIPLECEFFALRGVALLVETIEKVKDRLNPVIELDGILATMYDSRTLHSREVLERVVDAFGDRVLETVISRTVKFPDASVAAMPITQFAPEHQASKAYRQLARELIARGAVA; from the coding sequence GTGGCGCGCAAATCAGAAACGCGAACTGAACTTCCGGGCTTCGACGAGGCCGCCTCGGGCCCGCGGCTCGGGCCGACCGGCCGGGCACTGCGTGAATTCGCCGATCCCAAGCCGTTGAAATCACACGGGCCGGCCCGCATCATCGCCCTCTGCAACCAGAAGGGCGGCGTGGGCAAGACCACCACGAGCATCAACCTCGGCGCGGCCATCGCCGAATGCGGGCGCCGGGTTCTGGCCATTGACTTCGATCCGCAGGGTGCACTGTCGGCCGGGCTCGGAGTGCAGACCCACGACGTGACCACTATCTACGATCTGCTGCTGTCGCGCACGAAGAGTCCCTCCGATGCCATTCAGCACACCAGCGTTCCCAACCTCGACGTGATTCCCGCCAACATCGACCTTTCTGCCGCCGAGGTGCATCTGGTCAATGAGGTGGCCCGTGAGCAGATTCTGGCCGGAGTGCTGCGCAAGGTCGTGAACGACTACGACGTCATTCTCATCGACTGCCAGCCCTCGCTGGGCATCCTCACCGTGAACGCGCTGACCGCCGCCCACGGCGTACTGATTCCGCTGGAATGCGAGTTCTTCGCACTGCGCGGCGTTGCCCTGCTCGTGGAGACCATCGAGAAGGTCAAGGACCGGCTGAACCCGGTGATCGAGCTCGACGGCATTCTGGCCACCATGTACGACTCCCGCACGCTGCACTCGCGCGAGGTGCTGGAGCGCGTCGTGGATGCCTTCGGTGACCGCGTGCTGGAGACCGTGATCTCACGCACCGTGAAATTTCCGGATGCCTCCGTTGCGGCGATGCCCATCACCCAGTTCGCACCGGAGCACCAGGCCTCCAAGGCCTACCGTCAACTTGCCAGGGAACTGATTGCGCGCGGCGCCGTCGCCTAG
- a CDS encoding NUDIX domain-containing protein encodes MPAPVPGNAYRPHGPRDPGDAWVEGPDGRKFWGRFGAAGLLAHDPARGILLQHRAEWSHFGGTWGLPGGARHQGESAVHGALREANEEAGVPEGALELGFTSLLDLGYWSYTTAVARVVHPFDAVISDPESIALSWVPTDAVGGLPLHPGFAASWPSLRVELDRRVVIVVDAANVVGSRPDGWWKDRRGAAERLAVQLDRLIASGVAASSLGLPQHHWWPEFVLVVEGQAREAAAPADSALRIVRAAHSGDDAIVDAARELRASTSDVIVVTSDRELRTRVEALGATTRGTGWLLEHLTTAG; translated from the coding sequence ATGCCCGCGCCCGTGCCCGGTAACGCGTATCGACCACACGGCCCCCGCGACCCCGGCGACGCTTGGGTGGAGGGCCCAGACGGACGCAAGTTCTGGGGCCGCTTCGGCGCCGCCGGGCTGCTCGCGCATGACCCGGCCCGGGGCATCCTGCTGCAGCATCGTGCCGAATGGAGCCACTTCGGCGGCACGTGGGGGTTGCCCGGTGGGGCGCGGCACCAGGGCGAGTCTGCCGTGCACGGCGCGCTGCGCGAGGCGAATGAAGAGGCCGGCGTTCCCGAGGGCGCGCTCGAACTGGGTTTCACCTCGCTTCTCGATCTCGGCTACTGGTCGTACACGACCGCCGTTGCCCGCGTCGTGCACCCCTTCGACGCCGTGATCAGCGACCCCGAGAGCATTGCGCTCAGCTGGGTGCCGACGGATGCCGTGGGCGGCTTGCCGCTGCACCCCGGCTTCGCAGCGTCCTGGCCGTCGCTGCGCGTGGAACTGGATCGTCGCGTGGTGATAGTGGTCGATGCGGCGAATGTGGTCGGTTCGCGCCCCGACGGCTGGTGGAAGGATCGCCGCGGAGCTGCGGAAAGGCTGGCGGTGCAGCTGGACCGGCTGATCGCATCCGGTGTGGCAGCGTCGTCGCTGGGTCTGCCGCAGCATCACTGGTGGCCCGAGTTCGTGCTCGTGGTGGAGGGACAGGCGCGCGAGGCGGCCGCGCCCGCCGATTCGGCGTTGCGTATCGTGCGCGCCGCCCACAGCGGCGACGACGCGATAGTGGATGCTGCGCGCGAGCTGCGCGCGAGCACATCCGACGTGATCGTGGTCACCTCCGACCGCGAACTGCGCACCCGCGTCGAGGCGCTGGGCGCCACCACCCGGGGAACCGGCTGGCTGCTCGAGCACCTCACTACCGCTGGTTGA
- a CDS encoding dienelactone hydrolase family protein has product MTLSPAHETLLATVPLPLESRIETADVAYTHDGTELEGYLAYDSAADGLRPGILIVHDWYGVGDTVRMRAEMLARLGYVALAADIYGRGIRPQGEEASVVAHEYYGNLPLLRARVVAGLDELAANPAVDPSRLAVIGYCFGGTAALEFARTGAEVRGVVSLHGGLITHDPSDAEAIRAKLLVLTGGADPVVPDAAVAAFQDELRAVPTIDWQVTSYSGAPHAFTVPGQNFRPAADARAWRAMLAFFDEILA; this is encoded by the coding sequence ATGACTCTTTCGCCCGCCCACGAAACCCTCCTCGCCACCGTTCCGCTCCCGCTCGAGTCCCGCATCGAAACCGCCGATGTCGCCTACACCCACGACGGCACCGAGCTCGAGGGCTACCTCGCATACGATTCCGCCGCCGACGGCCTGCGCCCCGGCATCCTGATTGTGCACGACTGGTACGGTGTGGGCGACACGGTGCGCATGCGTGCCGAGATGCTCGCGCGGCTGGGATACGTGGCGTTGGCCGCGGACATTTATGGACGCGGCATCCGCCCCCAGGGCGAGGAGGCGTCAGTCGTAGCGCATGAGTACTACGGCAATCTGCCTCTGCTGCGAGCGCGCGTGGTGGCGGGCCTCGACGAGCTGGCGGCGAATCCGGCGGTCGACCCGTCACGCCTGGCCGTCATCGGCTACTGCTTCGGAGGCACCGCGGCTCTCGAGTTCGCACGCACGGGTGCCGAGGTGCGCGGCGTGGTCAGCCTGCACGGCGGCCTGATCACCCACGATCCAAGCGATGCCGAGGCGATTCGCGCGAAGCTGCTGGTTCTCACTGGGGGAGCAGACCCCGTGGTGCCGGATGCCGCCGTGGCCGCCTTCCAGGATGAGCTGCGTGCCGTGCCCACCATCGACTGGCAGGTCACGAGCTACAGCGGTGCCCCGCACGCGTTCACCGTGCCCGGTCAGAACTTCCGGCCCGCGGCGGATGCCCGCGCCTGGCGCGCCATGCTCGCCTTCTTCGACGAGATACTCGCGTAG
- the cmk gene encoding (d)CMP kinase yields the protein MSIPNIVPIVTPVVIPVVSEGAAPVVVAVDGPAGSGKSSVSKAAARRLGYAYLDTGAAYRALAWYVTARSIEPSDAPSVVDALPDFDYRIGTDPDGYRVLVGERDVTEAIREPAISAVVSSVARVPQVRESLTALFRRIMASVHEAGIVVEGRDITTVVAPDAPVRILLTASEEVRMARRSAELTGHSAVAVGEQLRSRDQADSRVVDFMNAADGVVTVDSTELDFDQTVDAVVEVITSSRPVVE from the coding sequence ATGAGTATTCCCAACATCGTTCCGATAGTCACGCCTGTCGTGATCCCCGTCGTTTCCGAGGGCGCGGCTCCTGTAGTCGTTGCCGTCGACGGCCCCGCGGGCAGCGGCAAGTCGAGCGTGAGTAAGGCGGCAGCGCGCCGCCTCGGTTATGCCTACCTTGACACGGGTGCCGCCTACCGCGCGCTGGCCTGGTATGTCACGGCCCGCTCGATCGAGCCGTCGGATGCCCCGAGCGTGGTCGATGCGCTGCCCGACTTCGATTACCGCATCGGCACCGACCCCGATGGTTACCGCGTGCTGGTCGGGGAACGCGACGTGACGGAGGCGATTCGCGAGCCCGCGATCTCGGCCGTGGTAAGCAGCGTGGCGCGGGTGCCGCAGGTGCGCGAGAGCCTGACGGCGCTGTTTCGCCGCATCATGGCATCCGTTCACGAGGCAGGGATCGTGGTGGAGGGGCGGGACATCACGACGGTGGTGGCGCCCGATGCGCCGGTGCGCATACTGCTGACGGCATCCGAAGAGGTTAGAATGGCCAGGCGTTCCGCTGAATTGACGGGGCACTCCGCCGTTGCCGTCGGCGAGCAGCTCCGTTCACGCGACCAGGCCGACTCGCGGGTGGTCGATTTCATGAATGCCGCAGACGGTGTCGTCACCGTTGATTCGACCGAGCTCGACTTCGATCAGACCGTGGATGCGGTCGTCGAGGTCATCACTTCTTCCCGCCCGGTGGTCGAGTAG